In Flavobacterium sp. WV_118_3, one DNA window encodes the following:
- a CDS encoding microviridin/marinostatin family tricyclic proteinase inhibitor: protein MKNNKDLKKPFFANFLENQMSNEEKSTVQGGDIITLKTADTIYVTLKYPSDNEDGPGPIVTSKNLDMMQTMKYPSDNDETGGPILVPDTDPTML from the coding sequence ATGAAAAATAATAAAGACCTTAAAAAGCCTTTTTTTGCGAATTTCCTAGAGAATCAAATGTCTAACGAGGAAAAAAGTACAGTACAAGGTGGTGATATCATCACATTAAAAACTGCGGATACGATCTACGTTACATTAAAATATCCATCGGATAACGAAGACGGACCTGGGCCAATCGTTACTTCAAAAAATTTGGATATGATGCAAACCATGAAATATCCATCGGATAACGACGAAACTGGAGGACCAATCTTAGTGCCAGACACAGATCCTACTATGTTGTAA
- a CDS encoding MvdC/MvdD family ATP grasp protein codes for MILCISHSNDFYTIDIVIERLKELGKEVFRLNSDTFSDQLEFEYTVDQHGHTVRLKQDGVLVSLDAIEAVYYRKLWHINVPDDLDDAFKNIYLQEYTTMRSLFFESLRHLPWMNPMELDHRIAENKLEQLVFARKSGLNIPETLITNEPEKVKTFFHTVCNGNMIAKLHGSLSRSMKGDTPFFPTTRIEESDLGRLETLVYCPMIFQQNIEKMYELRIIYVDGIFFTGKINAQASEAGKTDWRAAKDIMPSWELYTLPEPICLALEKMMRDIGLYFGAIDMIRQKGGQYVFLEVNPQGEWGMIQRDLGYPIGQTIAEKLVARIR; via the coding sequence ATGATATTATGTATAAGCCACAGTAATGATTTCTATACGATCGATATTGTAATAGAACGTTTAAAAGAACTGGGAAAAGAGGTTTTTCGATTAAATTCCGATACTTTTTCCGATCAGCTGGAATTTGAATATACAGTCGATCAACACGGACACACGGTCCGTTTAAAGCAAGATGGAGTACTGGTTTCTCTTGATGCTATCGAAGCGGTTTATTATCGAAAATTATGGCATATCAATGTGCCGGATGATCTTGATGACGCTTTTAAAAATATTTATCTTCAGGAATATACTACCATGCGTAGTCTTTTTTTTGAATCCCTCCGCCATCTTCCCTGGATGAATCCAATGGAATTGGATCACCGGATAGCGGAAAACAAACTGGAACAACTGGTTTTTGCCCGTAAATCGGGTTTAAATATACCGGAAACGCTTATTACCAACGAGCCTGAAAAGGTAAAAACGTTTTTCCATACCGTTTGTAACGGCAACATGATTGCCAAATTACACGGCTCTTTATCCCGAAGTATGAAAGGGGATACTCCTTTTTTTCCAACAACCCGAATCGAAGAATCCGATCTGGGACGTTTGGAAACTTTAGTGTACTGTCCGATGATATTCCAGCAAAACATCGAAAAAATGTATGAACTGCGAATTATCTATGTCGACGGTATTTTTTTTACCGGTAAAATTAATGCCCAGGCTTCAGAAGCCGGAAAAACCGATTGGCGTGCGGCAAAAGATATTATGCCGTCCTGGGAATTATATACCTTACCGGAACCAATTTGTCTGGCTCTTGAAAAAATGATGCGTGACATCGGTTTGTATTTCGGGGCAATTGACATGATTCGCCAAAAAGGAGGGCAATATGTCTTTCTGGAAGTAAACCCACAAGGTGAGTGGGGTATGATTCAGCGGGATTTGGGTTACCCGATCGGGCAAACCATAGCCGAAAAACTGGTAGCAAGAATCCGCTAA
- a CDS encoding GreA/GreB family elongation factor → MKPIPVLTLTDYQLLRELTKSSQNSTSKKEIMQLSQELDRAIVNKNDVLEDNIVRINSFVEIEDTKAKQRMKIQIVLPQLSNIKEGKVSVIAPLSIALIGFKENDEVDWEMPAGVKSLRIISVSNPIEE, encoded by the coding sequence ATGAAACCAATACCTGTATTAACACTGACCGATTATCAGTTGCTTCGTGAATTGACAAAAAGCAGTCAGAACAGTACCAGTAAAAAAGAAATAATGCAATTGTCGCAGGAGTTGGACCGAGCCATTGTAAACAAAAACGATGTCCTGGAAGACAATATTGTACGTATCAATTCTTTTGTGGAAATTGAAGATACAAAAGCCAAACAACGTATGAAAATTCAGATTGTACTGCCGCAACTTTCCAATATCAAAGAAGGAAAAGTATCGGTAATTGCACCGCTTAGCATCGCGCTGATCGGTTTTAAAGAAAATGATGAAGTCGATTGGGAAATGCCGGCCGGAGTAAAATCACTGCGCATTATTTCGGTTTCCAACCCGATTGAAGAATAA
- a CDS encoding DUF1569 domain-containing protein has product MKSLYNTNSNQEIIDRINQLSPHSLSHWGKMTVSQMMEHCQAPLKVAFGELTIQQSLIGFLFGRMAKKKLVSDKPFDPNIPTAKEFIITHEPDFDAAKKTLIEHVSRFQNGPSVIKNLKHPFFGPMTAEEWDISQWKHLDHHLRQFGV; this is encoded by the coding sequence ATGAAAAGCTTATACAACACAAATTCCAATCAGGAAATCATTGATCGCATCAACCAATTGTCGCCTCATTCCCTATCGCATTGGGGGAAAATGACCGTGAGCCAGATGATGGAACATTGTCAGGCACCGTTAAAAGTAGCCTTTGGCGAATTAACGATACAACAAAGTCTGATCGGCTTTTTATTTGGCCGAATGGCAAAAAAGAAGTTGGTTAGCGACAAACCTTTCGATCCGAATATCCCCACAGCAAAAGAATTTATCATCACGCACGAACCCGATTTTGATGCTGCAAAAAAAACATTAATAGAACATGTTAGCCGCTTTCAAAATGGACCTTCGGTGATTAAAAATCTGAAACACCCGTTTTTTGGACCAATGACGGCCGAAGAATGGGATATTTCACAGTGGAAACACCTTGATCATCATTTAAGACAATTTGGTGTTTAA
- a CDS encoding peptidylprolyl isomerase, with protein MQDGIYAKFNTNKGVILVKLTHDKTPGTVGNFIGLAEGNLENDVKPQGKPYYDGLKFHRVISDFMIQGGCPLGSGVGGPGYQFDDEFHPELKHDTPGVLSMANAGPGTNGSQFFITHVETPWLDNKHTVFGHVVEGQDIVDAIQQDDVIESLEIVRVGEEAQKWNAIEAFRTFEGSREKRLAEQKRQAEEALEKLAAGFEKTESGLRYKMIQKGNGKQAEKGKTVSVHYSGSLENGMVFDSSYKRKQPIEFPLGKGHVIEGWDEGIALLQVGDKARFVIPSYLGYGSRGAGGVIPPDATLIFDVELMDVK; from the coding sequence ATGCAAGACGGAATTTACGCAAAATTTAATACGAATAAAGGCGTTATTTTAGTGAAATTAACGCATGATAAAACACCGGGAACTGTTGGTAACTTTATAGGACTGGCTGAAGGTAACCTGGAAAATGATGTTAAACCTCAAGGGAAACCGTATTATGATGGATTGAAATTCCACAGAGTAATCTCCGATTTTATGATTCAGGGAGGTTGCCCGCTAGGAAGTGGTGTTGGCGGACCGGGATATCAGTTTGACGATGAGTTTCACCCGGAATTAAAACACGATACACCAGGTGTGTTATCGATGGCCAATGCCGGACCTGGAACAAACGGATCGCAGTTTTTTATCACACATGTGGAAACACCTTGGTTGGACAATAAACATACCGTTTTCGGACATGTAGTGGAAGGACAGGATATCGTTGATGCAATTCAGCAAGATGATGTAATTGAAAGCCTTGAAATCGTTAGAGTAGGTGAAGAAGCACAAAAATGGAATGCTATTGAGGCGTTCCGTACTTTCGAAGGCTCTCGAGAAAAACGTTTAGCCGAGCAAAAACGTCAGGCAGAAGAAGCATTGGAAAAACTAGCTGCCGGTTTTGAAAAAACTGAAAGCGGTTTGCGTTATAAAATGATCCAGAAAGGAAATGGAAAACAAGCTGAAAAAGGTAAAACGGTTTCAGTTCATTATTCCGGATCTTTGGAGAACGGAATGGTTTTCGACAGCTCGTATAAAAGAAAACAACCTATCGAATTCCCATTAGGAAAAGGACATGTTATCGAAGGATGGGACGAAGGTATTGCCTTACTACAGGTTGGCGATAAAGCGCGTTTTGTGATTCCATCGTATTTAGGATACGGATCTCGTGGTGCCGGAGGTGTTATTCCACCGGATGCAACGCTTATTTTCGATGTGGAATTAATGGATGTAAAATAG
- a CDS encoding MFS transporter, translating to MNLSKTDVGFMAIATGLIVANLYYCQPLIILIAKEFAIPEDQAGTITYLTQAGYAIGMFFMVPLGDKLERKKQIQFTTLAAVVALIIAATASNFRMLQIASFLIGAASIVPQLILPLSASLASPEQRGKVIGTVMSGLLVGILISRTVSGFIGAWLGWRGMFWIAAVLCLLIVVVIQKKFPVNKPDFKGTYGELLQSLFSLIKTQPMLREATLINALSFAQFGAFWTTMVLLLSGDPFNFNSATIGLFGIVGASGALAAPLVGKLGDKGNPRVVIGYGCLLLLISFIVFYFSSESMIGIMIGIVFIDVGLQSVHISNQTRVYSLLPEARNRMNTVYMSFSFLGTALGSAFGLWLWNFGKWQAFSIGGAMLSVASIIIYALTYKRK from the coding sequence ATGAACTTATCCAAAACAGATGTTGGCTTTATGGCCATTGCAACAGGTTTAATTGTCGCAAACCTGTATTATTGTCAGCCCCTTATTATCCTTATTGCAAAAGAATTTGCCATTCCCGAAGATCAGGCGGGTACAATTACGTATCTGACACAGGCCGGATATGCTATCGGAATGTTTTTTATGGTTCCGCTGGGCGATAAACTGGAACGTAAAAAACAAATCCAGTTTACAACATTGGCGGCAGTTGTAGCGCTTATTATTGCGGCTACGGCTTCCAATTTCAGAATGCTGCAAATAGCCAGTTTCCTGATCGGTGCCGCTTCGATTGTTCCGCAATTAATTTTACCTTTATCGGCCAGTTTAGCCTCGCCAGAACAAAGAGGTAAGGTCATTGGAACGGTGATGAGTGGTCTGTTGGTTGGAATTCTGATCTCGCGAACCGTTAGTGGTTTTATCGGAGCCTGGCTTGGATGGCGTGGGATGTTTTGGATTGCAGCCGTTTTGTGTTTATTAATTGTAGTGGTGATTCAGAAAAAATTCCCGGTAAATAAACCCGATTTTAAAGGTACTTATGGCGAATTATTACAGTCGTTATTTTCATTGATCAAAACACAACCGATGCTACGCGAAGCCACTTTGATCAATGCGCTAAGTTTTGCACAGTTTGGAGCTTTCTGGACGACGATGGTATTGTTGTTATCCGGTGATCCGTTTAATTTTAACAGTGCAACAATCGGACTTTTTGGTATCGTAGGTGCTTCCGGTGCTTTGGCGGCTCCACTGGTTGGGAAACTCGGAGATAAAGGAAACCCAAGGGTCGTGATTGGTTATGGCTGTTTGTTATTATTGATCAGTTTTATTGTGTTCTATTTTTCTTCGGAAAGTATGATCGGAATTATGATCGGGATCGTATTTATCGATGTTGGCTTACAGTCGGTACATATTTCCAACCAGACGCGGGTATATTCGTTATTGCCCGAAGCACGTAACCGGATGAATACCGTATATATGTCGTTTAGCTTTTTAGGAACGGCGCTCGGATCGGCTTTTGGACTTTGGTTGTGGAATTTCGGAAAATGGCAGGCCTTTTCAATTGGTGGCGCGATGTTGTCGGTAGCCTCAATTATTATTTATGCGCTCACGTACAAGCGCAAATAA
- a CDS encoding class I SAM-dependent methyltransferase, protein MEIPKDYLATNKATWNQKVDYHVDSDFYNTEAFLNGKSTLNDIELHLLGDVTGKKILHLQCHFGQDTLSLARMGAKVTGMDLSDKAIAKARELAEQLNLDATFVCSDVYDLPHQLEGEFDIVFTSYGTIGWLPDLDKWAQVIHHFLKPGGKFVFAEFHPVVWMFDYDFTKIEYSYFNTETIIETTSGTYADKEAPLKNESVSWNHPLTEVFQSLIKNTLEINTFEEYDYSPYSCFNEVEEFAPNKFRIKHLDNKIPMVYAIVATKK, encoded by the coding sequence ATGGAAATTCCAAAAGATTATTTAGCTACGAATAAAGCCACCTGGAACCAAAAAGTGGACTACCACGTGGATTCCGACTTCTATAATACGGAAGCCTTTTTAAACGGAAAATCAACATTAAACGATATTGAACTTCATTTATTGGGCGATGTAACCGGGAAAAAAATATTACACCTCCAATGCCATTTTGGTCAGGATACCCTTTCGTTAGCTCGTATGGGAGCCAAAGTCACCGGTATGGATTTATCCGACAAAGCCATTGCCAAAGCCCGCGAACTGGCCGAACAGCTCAATCTCGATGCTACTTTTGTTTGTTCCGATGTATACGATTTACCCCATCAGTTGGAAGGTGAATTCGATATCGTATTTACCAGTTATGGAACCATTGGCTGGTTACCCGATCTGGATAAATGGGCGCAGGTGATTCATCATTTTCTAAAACCCGGTGGGAAATTTGTTTTTGCCGAGTTTCATCCGGTTGTATGGATGTTTGATTATGATTTCACAAAAATTGAATACAGTTATTTCAATACCGAGACGATTATTGAAACGACTTCAGGTACCTATGCCGACAAAGAAGCTCCCCTGAAAAACGAATCGGTGAGCTGGAATCATCCGCTCACAGAAGTATTCCAATCTCTTATAAAAAATACATTGGAAATTAATACCTTTGAGGAGTACGATTATTCGCCATACAGCTGTTTTAATGAAGTAGAAGAATTTGCGCCAAACAAATTCCGTATCAAACATCTGGACAACAAAATACCCATGGTTTACGCTATTGTCGCCACAAAAAAATAA
- a CDS encoding FMN-binding glutamate synthase family protein, producing MTSKKFFASLVARQIIWFVAITALIAGLYFVKFHGWAWEVLLLPIALMVIIAVDTFQPRHSIRRNYPLIGRMRYLFESVRPEFRQYFFEGELDGKPFNRRQRSIVYQRAKNEKQTVSFGMQDDPNRIGYEWAAHSVYPKKADESTFRITIGNTQCLQPYSSSILNISAMSYGALSKTAVTSLNKGAKMGGFAHNTGEGGISDYHRQGGDLIWQIGTGYFGCRNQDGTFSNELFAERAAYPEVKMIELKLSQGAKPGHGGLLPAEKNTPEIAKIRSIEPYTTVHSPSAHTAFSNAIELLYFINQLRQLSNGKPVGFKICIGRQDEFVTIVEAMMETRIFPDFITVDGAEGGTGAAPMEFIDYMGMALSDALVFVSATLRQYGIREQIKILAAGKVISAFDMAKAMALGADACYSARGMMFSLGCIQALQCDSGKCPVGIATQDKALYKGIDITDKSVRVANFHKNTMKALGEFIGACGFENPKEITPGVFYRRTSGNSNQSFAELYFKEKETNSKKEMSNF from the coding sequence ATGACATCTAAAAAGTTTTTTGCATCCCTTGTTGCACGTCAAATTATTTGGTTTGTAGCGATTACCGCTTTAATCGCAGGTTTGTATTTTGTAAAATTCCACGGTTGGGCCTGGGAAGTCCTCTTACTTCCGATAGCCCTGATGGTTATTATTGCTGTCGACACCTTTCAGCCACGCCACTCCATTCGTCGTAACTACCCGTTAATTGGCAGGATGCGTTATCTGTTCGAATCGGTTCGCCCCGAATTCCGCCAGTATTTCTTTGAAGGCGAACTGGACGGGAAACCTTTTAACCGACGGCAACGATCTATCGTTTACCAACGTGCCAAAAACGAAAAACAAACGGTATCCTTTGGAATGCAGGACGACCCGAATCGTATCGGCTATGAATGGGCGGCACATTCGGTATATCCTAAAAAGGCAGACGAATCGACTTTCCGTATTACGATTGGGAATACACAGTGTTTGCAACCTTATAGTTCCAGCATTTTAAACATTAGTGCGATGAGCTACGGAGCGTTGAGTAAAACAGCCGTTACTTCTTTAAACAAAGGTGCCAAAATGGGTGGATTTGCGCATAACACCGGCGAAGGTGGTATTAGTGACTATCATCGTCAGGGAGGTGATTTAATCTGGCAAATCGGAACCGGATATTTTGGTTGTCGTAATCAGGATGGTACGTTTTCGAATGAATTATTTGCCGAAAGAGCCGCTTATCCGGAAGTAAAAATGATCGAGTTAAAGTTGTCGCAAGGTGCCAAACCGGGTCACGGCGGATTATTGCCGGCGGAAAAAAACACACCCGAAATTGCCAAGATTCGAAGTATTGAACCCTATACTACAGTACATTCACCATCGGCACATACGGCGTTTAGCAATGCTATCGAGCTTTTGTATTTTATCAATCAGTTACGACAGTTATCCAATGGAAAACCAGTCGGTTTTAAAATCTGTATCGGTCGTCAGGACGAATTTGTAACCATTGTAGAAGCGATGATGGAAACCCGGATTTTTCCGGATTTTATCACTGTTGACGGAGCAGAAGGTGGAACCGGAGCTGCTCCAATGGAATTTATCGATTATATGGGAATGGCCTTATCGGATGCACTGGTATTTGTGAGCGCTACCCTACGCCAATACGGAATTCGCGAGCAAATCAAAATTCTTGCTGCCGGAAAAGTAATTTCTGCTTTCGATATGGCAAAAGCAATGGCTCTGGGTGCCGATGCATGTTACAGTGCGCGTGGAATGATGTTTTCGCTGGGATGCATCCAGGCGTTACAGTGTGATAGCGGAAAGTGTCCGGTAGGAATTGCAACTCAGGATAAAGCGTTATACAAAGGAATTGATATCACCGATAAGAGTGTGCGTGTGGCGAATTTCCATAAAAATACGATGAAAGCTTTAGGTGAATTTATCGGAGCCTGTGGTTTTGAAAACCCGAAAGAGATTACACCAGGTGTCTTTTACCGCAGAACATCAGGTAATTCCAACCAGAGTTTTGCCGAGTTATATTTTAAAGAAAAAGAAACGAATAGTAAAAAGGAAATGTCTAATTTTTAA
- a CDS encoding MvdC/MvdD family ATP grasp protein, which produces MGKVLIITHSQDNECIDIVSGKIREHGGEPIRFNVDEYPLKYSLSSCFENGEWKIYLDYEGTRVGLHDCVALWYRRSMNLGGDLSQVLEREYLASTYGEIRATLFGFLESLPCFQIGKYSKYRRLDSKEEQMRIADFLGMKVPESCITNSPQEAKRFVRAHPKGVITKMQSSFAIERNGVENVVFTNLIKEEDLDEIETLQYCPMQFQEKLEKKVELRITIVGDEVYAFEIDSQKLDNAKLDWRREGVELLQDWKPYELPSDLKDKLLQMMDMYEVNYGAIDIIVTPDDDYYFLEINSAGEFFWLDRLLEDNPISEQIAKVLLGKANRRYTPVFERNTMTV; this is translated from the coding sequence ATGGGAAAAGTATTGATCATTACGCATTCTCAGGATAATGAATGCATCGATATCGTATCGGGAAAAATTAGAGAACACGGCGGAGAACCGATCCGTTTTAATGTAGATGAATATCCGCTTAAATATAGTTTAAGTAGCTGTTTTGAAAACGGAGAATGGAAAATATATCTGGATTATGAAGGAACCCGGGTCGGGCTTCATGATTGTGTAGCATTATGGTACAGACGCAGTATGAATTTAGGCGGAGACCTGAGTCAAGTGCTGGAAAGAGAATATCTGGCTAGTACCTATGGTGAAATCCGCGCTACTTTATTTGGATTTTTAGAAAGTTTACCTTGTTTTCAGATCGGAAAATATAGTAAATACCGACGTTTGGATAGTAAAGAAGAACAAATGCGTATTGCCGATTTCCTGGGGATGAAAGTTCCGGAATCTTGTATTACCAATAGCCCGCAAGAGGCGAAACGTTTTGTAAGAGCGCATCCGAAAGGGGTGATTACCAAAATGCAAAGCTCGTTTGCCATCGAAAGAAATGGGGTTGAAAATGTTGTGTTTACGAATCTGATTAAGGAAGAAGATCTGGACGAAATTGAAACTTTACAATATTGTCCGATGCAGTTCCAGGAAAAACTGGAGAAAAAAGTAGAATTGCGAATTACAATCGTAGGAGATGAGGTATATGCTTTTGAAATCGATTCTCAAAAACTGGATAATGCCAAGTTAGACTGGCGTAGGGAAGGTGTTGAATTATTACAGGATTGGAAACCGTATGAGCTGCCTTCCGACTTAAAAGATAAGCTGCTACAAATGATGGATATGTATGAAGTGAACTACGGTGCGATCGATATCATTGTAACACCGGACGACGACTATTATTTCCTTGAAATCAATTCGGCCGGAGAATTTTTCTGGTTGGATCGACTACTGGAAGATAATCCGATTTCGGAGCAAATAGCCAAGGTACTTTTAGGTAAGGCGAACCGTAGGTATACGCCGGTTTTCGAAAGAAATACAATGACTGTTTAG
- a CDS encoding thioredoxin family protein produces the protein MARTPSNMLPLGTIAPEFYLKDTNSSDTFYSFSDLKGEKGTVVLFICNHCPFVHHVIEEVVRIANDYRVQGVGFIAISSNDIVNYPQDAPELMTEFAFENKFEFPYLYDETQQVARDYDAACTPDFYLFDSLNKLVYRGQLDDSRPGNGIPLSGSDLRGAIDGIVYNRVINPIQKPSLGCNIKWK, from the coding sequence ATGGCCCGTACTCCGTCAAATATGTTACCATTAGGTACTATTGCTCCTGAATTTTACCTAAAAGACACCAATTCGTCAGATACGTTTTATTCGTTTTCCGATTTAAAAGGCGAAAAAGGAACTGTGGTGTTGTTTATCTGCAACCATTGTCCGTTTGTACATCATGTTATAGAAGAAGTGGTTCGAATTGCTAACGACTATCGCGTACAAGGCGTTGGTTTTATCGCGATTTCGAGTAACGATATTGTTAATTATCCGCAGGATGCCCCGGAATTAATGACCGAATTTGCCTTTGAAAACAAATTTGAATTTCCCTATCTGTATGATGAAACCCAACAGGTTGCACGCGACTATGATGCGGCTTGTACGCCCGATTTCTATTTATTCGACAGCTTGAATAAACTGGTCTACCGTGGACAATTGGATGACAGCAGACCTGGGAACGGTATTCCATTAAGTGGTAGTGATTTACGCGGTGCCATCGACGGAATCGTTTATAACAGGGTGATCAATCCGATTCAAAAACCCAGTCTGGGCTGCAATATTAAGTGGAAATAA